The Fimbriimonas ginsengisoli Gsoil 348 genome window below encodes:
- a CDS encoding FAD-dependent oxidoreductase — translation MTKPVLLAVDDDAEVLRAVQRDLRGAFADRLRIVGAGSGAAALEVVRQLKERNEALALMLVDQKMPGMTGVEFVEQALDHFPTAKKVLLTAYADTDAAIRAINGARIDYYLLKPWDPPEEKLFPVVEDLLCDWFADYTPPFEGIRVYGHRYSPESHAVKNFLARNQIPYQWFDVEAQKDDPEVRKVIESAPGKFPLVTLPDNGPCLEMPTPAQLGERLGLKTHVERPFYDLAIVGAGPAGLAAAVYGASEGLQTVVVEREAPGGQAGSSSLIENYLGFPTGLSGADLARRARDQAIRFGVEMLTPSEATKLEARDGYRVLHLADGQEIVAHAVILAMGVSYKRLNVAGEENLFGKGVYYGAALTEAINCRDEEVCIVGGANSAGQAAMHFARYAGKVTMLVRGDSLDKAMSQYLVDRIGKTPNIEVRLKSQVKEMIGNGRLEKVRIEGPKGEDVISVSSIFIFIGAEPLTDWLDGTIVRDQRGFIPTGPELLEIPEGKERWTEKRPPSLLETSMPGVFAAGDVRSGSVKRVASSVGQGSIAVQIVHEYLREVRA, via the coding sequence ATGACGAAACCGGTATTGCTTGCGGTGGATGATGACGCCGAGGTGCTGCGGGCGGTGCAGCGGGACCTCCGAGGTGCTTTTGCGGATCGGCTGAGGATCGTGGGAGCTGGATCGGGCGCAGCCGCGCTGGAAGTGGTACGGCAACTGAAGGAGCGGAACGAGGCTCTGGCGCTGATGCTGGTGGACCAAAAGATGCCGGGCATGACCGGCGTCGAGTTCGTCGAGCAAGCCCTCGATCACTTTCCGACCGCCAAGAAGGTTCTGCTCACCGCGTATGCCGACACCGACGCGGCAATAAGGGCGATTAACGGCGCGCGGATCGACTACTACCTGCTGAAGCCCTGGGACCCGCCGGAGGAAAAGCTCTTCCCGGTGGTCGAGGATCTGCTGTGCGACTGGTTTGCCGATTACACTCCTCCGTTCGAGGGGATCCGTGTGTACGGGCACCGCTATTCGCCGGAGTCGCACGCGGTGAAGAACTTCCTGGCCCGAAATCAGATCCCGTACCAGTGGTTCGATGTGGAGGCGCAGAAGGACGATCCCGAGGTGCGGAAGGTGATCGAGTCGGCGCCCGGGAAGTTCCCGCTTGTAACGCTGCCCGACAACGGTCCGTGCCTGGAAATGCCGACCCCCGCGCAGCTAGGCGAACGGCTCGGCCTCAAGACGCACGTGGAGCGTCCGTTCTACGACCTCGCCATCGTCGGCGCCGGACCGGCAGGATTGGCGGCGGCAGTCTACGGAGCATCGGAAGGGTTGCAGACGGTAGTCGTCGAGCGCGAGGCGCCCGGAGGCCAGGCCGGGTCGAGTTCCCTGATCGAGAATTACCTTGGCTTCCCTACCGGTCTTTCGGGAGCCGATCTCGCCCGCCGCGCCCGCGATCAGGCGATCCGGTTCGGTGTTGAGATGCTCACCCCGTCCGAAGCCACGAAGTTGGAGGCGCGAGATGGTTACCGGGTCCTTCACCTCGCGGATGGACAAGAGATCGTGGCGCACGCGGTGATCCTTGCGATGGGGGTTTCCTACAAGCGGCTGAACGTGGCCGGAGAGGAAAATCTCTTCGGGAAAGGGGTCTATTACGGCGCCGCGCTCACGGAGGCGATCAACTGCCGCGACGAGGAAGTTTGCATTGTGGGAGGCGCAAATTCCGCCGGACAGGCGGCGATGCATTTCGCTCGCTACGCGGGAAAAGTGACGATGCTGGTGCGCGGAGACTCGTTGGACAAGGCGATGTCGCAGTATCTCGTCGATCGAATCGGAAAGACCCCCAACATCGAGGTCAGGCTGAAGAGCCAGGTTAAGGAGATGATCGGCAACGGCCGGCTTGAGAAGGTCCGGATCGAGGGCCCCAAAGGGGAGGACGTGATCTCGGTTAGCTCGATCTTTATCTTCATCGGCGCGGAGCCGCTGACCGATTGGCTCGACGGCACCATCGTCCGCGACCAACGTGGTTTCATTCCCACCGGCCCCGAGCTGTTGGAAATCCCCGAGGGTAAGGAGCGATGGACCGAGAAGCGCCCTCCTTCCCTTCTTGAGACTTCCATGCCGGGGGTTTTTGCGGCGGGCGACGTCCGATCTGGGTCGGTAAAGCGGGTGGCGAGCAGTGTGGGGCAAGGAAGTATCGCGGTCCAAATCGTCCACGAGTACCTGCGAGAGGTGCGGGCGTGA
- a CDS encoding ATP-binding protein: MRRQEHLFPVLTEEQIQCLEPFGDIVEVPPGGEIFREKERSDSFFVLLEGEIKITRQVNGQELFIVNHGPGEFTGELSVLTHGENLATGTALEPSRLLKIDFFCAMHTVSGACPELMAIVIPALAQRRPEAMTLDNQRAKLASLGVLAAGLAHELNNPASAARRSAAHMRERLGAQREAAIRLCEHGVGPDGLHALQKVLHEMAERPPVELGPLERSDRETEIGDRLTELGVPDPWEVASALVEAGFARADVDALGLALPCDAVKVGLDWLANALIVQSLSREIETSTGRIADLVSSIKGYSAMDQASVQNVDVRPGLEDTLTMLGHKIRRKEIRVVKEFAPDTPVINAIPGELNQVWTNLIDNAVDAMANGGTLKVRTEAEGDCLLVEIEDNGSGIPEEIRDRIFDPFFTTKPVGEGTGLGLDIAYKIVTDHHDGDIRVDSEPGRTVFQIRLPDGS; the protein is encoded by the coding sequence GTGAGGCGGCAGGAGCATCTCTTTCCGGTATTAACGGAAGAGCAGATCCAGTGCTTGGAGCCGTTCGGCGACATCGTGGAAGTGCCGCCGGGCGGAGAGATCTTCCGCGAGAAGGAGCGGTCGGACAGCTTCTTCGTCCTACTGGAAGGGGAGATCAAGATCACCCGTCAGGTGAATGGGCAGGAGCTCTTCATCGTCAACCACGGCCCGGGCGAATTCACCGGCGAACTCTCGGTGCTCACCCATGGCGAAAACCTGGCGACCGGCACCGCGCTCGAGCCAAGCCGTCTACTCAAGATCGACTTCTTCTGTGCGATGCACACCGTCTCCGGCGCATGCCCGGAGCTGATGGCGATCGTGATTCCCGCCCTGGCCCAACGGAGGCCGGAGGCCATGACGCTCGACAATCAGCGAGCCAAGCTCGCCTCACTCGGCGTGCTCGCCGCAGGTTTGGCCCACGAGCTGAATAACCCGGCCTCCGCGGCCCGCCGCTCGGCCGCGCACATGCGCGAACGTCTGGGAGCCCAACGAGAGGCTGCGATTCGGCTTTGCGAACATGGTGTCGGGCCGGACGGCCTGCACGCTCTGCAAAAGGTGCTCCACGAGATGGCGGAAAGGCCCCCGGTGGAATTGGGGCCACTTGAGCGAAGTGACCGGGAAACCGAGATTGGCGACCGCCTGACGGAGCTTGGAGTACCCGATCCCTGGGAAGTGGCGTCGGCGCTGGTCGAGGCGGGATTCGCACGGGCGGATGTCGACGCACTCGGACTCGCGCTCCCATGCGACGCGGTGAAGGTTGGACTCGACTGGTTGGCGAACGCGCTGATCGTCCAGTCTCTTTCGCGGGAGATCGAGACCTCGACCGGACGGATCGCCGACCTCGTGTCGTCGATCAAAGGATATTCGGCGATGGATCAGGCGTCGGTGCAGAACGTCGACGTTCGTCCCGGGCTCGAAGACACCCTCACCATGCTGGGTCACAAGATCCGGCGTAAGGAAATCCGAGTGGTGAAGGAGTTCGCGCCGGATACACCGGTTATCAATGCGATCCCTGGCGAGCTGAACCAGGTTTGGACCAACCTTATCGACAACGCGGTAGACGCCATGGCGAACGGAGGCACTCTTAAGGTTCGTACCGAAGCAGAGGGAGATTGTCTGTTGGTCGAGATCGAGGATAACGGTTCGGGAATTCCAGAAGAGATCCGCGACCGGATTTTCGATCCGTTCTTCACGACCAAGCCGGTGGGCGAAGGAACGGGACTGGGGCTCGACATCGCCTATAAAATCGTGACCGACCACCACGATGGAGACATTCGCGTGGACTCGGAGCCGGGGCGAACGGTGTTTCAGATTCGACTACCGGACGGTAGTTAG